Proteins from a single region of Ziziphus jujuba cultivar Dongzao chromosome 1, ASM3175591v1:
- the LOC107428232 gene encoding MDIS1-interacting receptor like kinase 2-like, whose amino-acid sequence MEFSISFYIFSVAAVIAVAVGSWASPVVGSPEKEAKALLESGWWSGEYLNSTTTTPCKLPGVTCNLAATITHISLHGGSLYKLNNLGRFLNGSSFPNLVHLDLAGFGLTGSIPPEMGTLSKLTHLNLSENNLTGELPLSLRNLSQLVTLDIFGNCINGSIPPELGNLNSLVSLNLSFNYLSGPIPSSLGHLFNLTHLDISYNEIHGSIPTEICSLSKLISLDLSYNSIVGQIPSLGGLDSINQIDLFHNHFNGTIPTDICSLSTLISLDLSYNSIVGQIPSLGGLDSINQIDLSHNHFNGTISTDICSLSTLISLDLSYNSIVRQIPSLGGLDSINQIDLSHNHFNGTIPTDICSLSTLISLDLSYNSIVGQIPSLGGLDSINQIDLSHNHFNGTITTDICSLSTLISLDLSYNSIVGQIPSLGGLHSIKQIDLSHNHFNGTIPTDICSLSTLISLDLSYNSIVGQIPFKFHHLTSLTSLNLAYNNLSGGICIFNQQQLDFSDLEGNKDLCFDYEIGCHCFVADPAATDNQGVIHKVEPHSQKIRVIVVLVSVILALSSIVLIAIFYICGCKNRKHTQPLGEINTTKNGDIFSIWNYDGNIAYKDILQATEDFDIRYCIGTGGYGSVYKAQLPNGRVVALKKLHTSEIEHPVLSKSFINEVKALTTLRHRNIVRLYGFCLHKKCMFLIYEYMERGSLFCVLNNDVEAMELDWRKRVNIIQGIVNALCYMHHGCTLPIIHRDVTTSNILLNSELEAVVADFGTARLLDPNSSTQSNILAGTYGYIAPELAYTIVVTEKCDVYSFGVVALETLMGKHPKEVLSSLSSPSTQNLLLTEILDQRLTPPRSRSAVHGVVLVASIAFACLNANPRYRPTMEGVSKKFIDRWTPFADHCFHEISIGHLMNPQALCING is encoded by the exons ATGGAATTCTCCATTTCATTCTACATATTCAGTGTTGCTGCAGTAATAGCAGTAGCAGTGGGCTCCTGGGCTTCCCCTGTTGTGGGCTCTCCTGAAAAAGAAGCAAAGGCTCTGCTTGAATCTGGTTGGTGGAGTGGTGAATATCTCAACTCCACCACCACAACTCCTTGCAAGTTGCCTGGCGTTACTTGCAATCTTGCTGCAACCATCACTCATATTTCTCTACATGGAGGTTCTCTATACAAATTGAATAATCTTGGGAGATTTCTTAATGGGTCTTCGTTTCCGAATTTAGTCCACTTGGATCTTGCTGGATTCGGACTCACTGGGAGCATCCCGCCAGAGATGGGCACTCTTTCGAAGCTCACCCACCTCAATCTCTCAGAAAATAATTTAACAGGTGAGTTACCTCTTTCATTAAGAAACCTCTCCCAACTGGTGACGCTTGACATTTTTGGGAATTGCATCAACGGTTCAATTCCACCAGAATTAGGCAATTTGAACAGTCTTGTTTCATTAAACTTGAGCTTCAACTACTTGTCTGGTCCAATCCCTTCATCCCTTGGTCATTTGTTCAATCTCACACATCTCGACATTTCATATAATGAAATCCATGGTTCCATACCCACTGAGATATGTTCCCTTTCTAAACTCATTTCTTTGGACCTCAGTTACAACTCAATTGTTGGACAAATACCGTCTCTGGGTGGTCTTGACAGTATAAATCAAATTGACTTGTTCCACAACCACTTCAACGGAACCATACCCACTGACATATGTTCCCTTTCTACACTCATTTCTTTGGACCTCAGTTACAACTCAATTGTTGGACAAATACCGTCTCTGGGTGGTCTTGACAGTATAAATCAAATTGACTTGTCCCACAACCACTTCAACGGAACCATATCCACTGACATATGTTCCCTTTCTACACTCATTTCTTTGGACCTCAGTTACAACTCAATTGTTAGACAAATACCGTCTCTGGGTGGTCTTGACAGTATAAATCAAATTGACTTGTCCCACAACCACTTCAACGGAACCATACCCACTGACATATGTTCCCTTTCTACACTCATTTCTTTGGACCTCAGTTACAACTCAATTGTTGGACAAATACCGTCTCTGGGTGGTCTTGACAGTATAAATCAAATTGACTTGTCCCACAACCACTTCAACGGAACCATAACCACTGACATATGTTCCCTTTCTACACTCATTTCTTTGGACCTCAGTTACAACTCAATTGTTGGACAAATACCGTCTCTGGGTGGTCTTCACAGTATAAAACAAATTGACTTGTCCCACAACCACTTCAACGGAACCATACCCACTGACATATGTTCCCTTTCTACACTCATTTCTTTGGACCTCAGTTACAACTCAATTGTTGGACAAATACCTTTTAAATTTCACCATCTCACAAGCTTGACCTCCTTGAACCTTGCCTATAACAATCTCAGCGGTGGAATCTGCATTTTTAATCAACAACAATTGGATTTTTCTGATTTAGAAGGCAACAAAGATTTATGCTTTGACTACGAAATTGGCTGTCACTGCTTTGTTGCTGACCCAGCAGCTACTGATAATCAGGGTGTCATTCACAAAGTTGAGCCCCACTCCCAAAAAATCAGAGTCATTGTTGTTCTTGTATCAGTTATTCTTGCCTTATCTTCTATTGTGCTCATAGCAATCTTCTACATATGTGGGTGCAAAAATAGAAAGCATACCCAACCACTTGGtgagataaatacaacaaagaatggagatatattttcaatatggaATTATGATGGGAATATAGCGTACAAAGACATTCTACAAGCAACAGAGGATTTTGACATAAGGTATTGCATTGGCACCGGTGGTTATGGAAGTGTCTATAAAGCACAACTTCCTAATGGCAGAGTAGTTGCTTTGAAAAAACTTCACACTTCAGAGATTGAACACCCTGTTTTGAGTAAGAGTTTCATAAATGAGGTGAAAGCATTGACAACATTAAGACATAGGAATATTGTGAGACTCTATGGTTTTTGTTTACACAAAAAGTGCATGTTTTTGATTTATGAATATATGGAAAGAGGAAGCTTGTTTTGTGTCTTGAACAATGATGTGGAGGCAATGGAATTAGATTGGAGGAAGAGGGTGAATATTATCCAAGGCATAGTGAATGCCTTATGTTATATGCACCATGGTTGTACTCTACCGATAATTCATCGCGATGTAACCACCAGCAATATTCTACTAAACTCTGAACTAGAGGCTGTTGTAGCGGATTTTGGCACTGCAAGACTTCTCGATCCTAATTCGTCTACTCAAAGTAACATACTTGCCGGTACCTATGGTTATATTGCTCCTG AGCTTGCCTATACTATCGTTGTAACTGAGAAATGCGATGTATATAGCTTTGGAGTGGTGGCACTTGAAACGCTAATGGGAAAGCATCCAAAAGAAGtgttatcatcattatcatcacctTCAACACAAAATCTACTGCTAACTGAAATATTAGACCAACGATTAACACCACCGAGAAGTCGGTCGGCAGTGCACGGTGTTGTTCTTGTTGCTTCAATTGCATTTGCATGCTTAAATGCTAATCCAAGGTATCGACCAACCATGGAAGgtgtttccaaaaaatttattgatcGTTGGACGCCATTTGCCGATCATTGTTTCCATGAAATTTCAATAGGACACCTCATGAACCCACAAGCACTCTGCATAAATGGTTAG
- the LOC125420613 gene encoding MDIS1-interacting receptor like kinase 2, which produces MEFSISFYIFSVAAVIAVAVGSWASPVLGSPEKEAKALLESGWWSVEYLNSTTTTPCKLPGVTCNHAATITHISLHNDSLLGMNLGRFLNGSSFPNLVHLDLAGAWLNGSIPPEMGTLSKLNHLNLSYNELTGELPLSLGNLSQLLTLDISYNYPINGSIPPELGNLNSLVSLNLSANNLSGPIPSSLGHLFNLTHLDISYNEIHGSIPIEIGKLKNLHSFIMSGNWLHGPLPLSLGQLTKLNTLSLYSNQINGSIPPEIGNLKNLEILELRSNNLTGPIVPSLGGLDSIKQIDLSHNHFNGTIPTDICSLSTLISLDLSYNSIVGQIPSLGGLDSINQIDLSHNHFNGTIPTDICSLSTLISLDLSYNSIVGQIPSQFYNLTSLTSLNLACNNLSGTIRYLNQQRFSLFDIEGNKDLCFDYVIGYHCLDAPPAATNNQGVIHKVVPHSQKIRVIVVLVSVILVLSSIVLIAIFYICRCKNRKHTQPLGETNTTKNGDIFSIWNYDGNIAYKDILQATEDFDIRYCIGTGGYGSVYKAQLPNGKVVALKKLHTSEIEHPVLNKSFINEVKALTTLRHRNIVRLYGFCLHKKCMFLIYEYMERGSLFCVLNNDVEAMELDWRKRVNIIQGIVNALCYMHHGCTLPIIHRDVTTSNILLNSELEAVVADFGTARLLDPNSSTQSNILAGTYGYIAPELAYTIVGTEKCDVYSFGVVALETLMGKHPKEVLSSLSSPSTQNLLLTEILDQRLTPPRSRLAVHSVVLVASIAFACLNANPRYRPTMEGVSKKFIDRCTPFADHCFHEISIGHLMNPQALCIDG; this is translated from the exons ATGGAATTCTCCATTTCATTCTACATATTCAGTGTTGCTGCAGTAATAGCAGTAGCAGTGGGCTCCTGGGCTTCCCCTGTTTTGGGCTCTCCTGAAAAAGAAGCAAAGGCTCTGCTTGAATCTGGTTGGTGGAGTGTTGAATATCTCAACTCCACCACCACAACTCCTTGCAAGTTGCCTGGCGTTACTTGCAATCATGCTGCAACCATCACTCATATTTCTCTACATAATGATTCTCTTTTGGGAATGAATCTTGGGAGATTTCTTAATGGGTCTTCGTTTCCGAATTTAGTCCACCTGGATCTTGCTGGAGCTTGGCTTAATGGGAGCATCCCGCCAGAGATGGGCACTCTTTCGAAGCTCAATCACCTCAATCTCTCATATAATGAATTAACAGGTGAGTTACCTCTTTCATTAGGAAACCTCTCCCAATTGCTGACGCTTGACATTTCTTATAATTATCCAATCAACGGTTCAATTCCACCAGAATTAGGCAATTTGAACAGTCTTGTTTCATTAAACTTGAGTGCCAACAACTTGTCTGGTCCAATCCCTTCATCCCTTGGTCATTTGTTCAATCTCACACATCTTGACATTTCATATAATGAAATCCATGGTTCCATCCCAATCGAAATAGGAAAGCTGAAAAATCTTCATTCCTTCATCATGTCCGGAAACTGGCTCCATGGACCACTTCCATTAAGTCTGGGTCAACTAACCAAACTAAATACTCTCTCACTTTATTCCAACCAAATAAATGGATCCATCCCTCCAGAAATTGGAAATCTCAAAAACCTGGAAATATTAGAACTCCGTTCTAACAACCTCACGGGTCCAATTGTGCCGTCTCTGGGTGGTCTTGACAGTATAAAACAAATTGACTTGTCCCACAACCACTTCAACGGAACCATACCCACTGACATATGTTCCCTTTCTACACTCATTTCTTTGGACCTCAGTTACAACTCAATTGTTGGACAAATACCGTCTCTGGGTGGTCTTGACAGTATAAATCAAATTGACTTGTCCCACAACCACTTCAACGGAACCATACCCACTGACATATGTTCCCTTTCTACACTCATTTCTTTGGACCTCAGTTACAACTCAATTGTTGGACAAATACCTTCTCAATTTTACAACCTCACAAGCTTGACCTCCTTGAACCTTGCCTGTAACAATCTCAGCGGTACAATCCGCTATCTTAATCAACAACGATTCAGTTTATTTGATATCGAAGGCAACAAAGATTTATGTTTTGACTACGTAATTGGCTATCACTGCTTGGATGCTCCCCCAGCAGCTACTAATAATCAGGGTGTCATTCACAAAGTTGTGCCCCACTCCCAAAAAATCAGAGTCATTGTTGTTCTTGTATCGGTTATTCTTGTCTTGTCTTCTATTGTGCTCATTGCAATCTTCTACATATGTCGGTGCAAAAATAGGAAGCATACTCAACCACTTGGTGagacaaatacaacaaaaaatggagatatattttcaatatggaATTATGATGGGAATATAGCGTACAAAGACATTCTACAAGCAACAGAGGATTTTGACATAAGGTATTGCATTGGCACCGGTGGTTATGGAAGTGTCTATAAAGCACAACTTCCTAATGGCAAAGTAGTTGCTTTGAAAAAACTTCACACTTCAGAGATTGAACACCCTGTTTTGAATAAGAGTTTCATAAATGAGGTGAAAGCATTGACAACATTAAGACATAGGAATATTGTGAGACTCTATGGTTTTTGTTTACACAAAAAGTGCATGTTTTTGATTTATGAATATATGGAAAGAGGGAGCTTGTTTTGTGTCTTGAACAATGATGTGGAGGCAATGGAATTAGATTGGAGGAAAAGGGTGAATATTATCCAAGGCATAGTGAATGCCTTATGTTATATGCACCATGGTTGCACTCTACCAATAATTCATCGCGATGTAACCACCAGCAATATTCTACTAAACTCTGAACTAGAGGCTGTTGTAGCGGATTTTGGCACTGCAAGACTTCTCGATCCTAATTCGTCTACTCAAAGTAACATACTTGCCGGTACCTATGGTTATATTGCTCCTG AGCTTGCCTATACTATCGTTGGAACTGAGAAATGCGATGTATATAGCTTTGGAGTGGTGGCACTTGAAACGCTAATGGGAAAGCATCCAAAAGAAGtgttatcatcattatcatcacctTCAACACAAAATCTACTGCTAACTGAAATATTAGACCAACGATTAACACCACCAAGAAGTCGGTTGGCAGTGCACAGTGTTGTTCTTGTTGCTTCAATTGCATTTGCATGCTTAAATGCTAATCCAAGGTATCGACCAACCATGGAAGgtgtttccaaaaaatttattgatcGTTGCACGCCATTTGCCGATCATTGTTTCCATGAAATTTCAATAGGACACCTCATGAACCCACAAGCACTCTGCATAGATGGTTAG
- the LOC107428112 gene encoding vesicle-associated membrane protein 711 → MGILYGMVARGQVVLAEFSSTSTNANAVARQILDQMMNKAGNINHEDSNASFSHDRYIFHVKRTDCLTVLCMADQASGRRVPFAFLEEIHQRFVKTYSRSILSAPAYAMNDEFSRILNQQMDHYSNDPNADRLNRLKGEMTQIRSVMIDNIEKALERGDRLSLLVEKTSTMQGNAVRFKRQSRRLKNTLWWKNVKLTASLIFILLVVIYVVLALACHGPLLASCLK, encoded by the exons atgggcaTACTGTATGGGATGGTGGCGAGGGGACAGGTGGTTCTGGCGGAGTTCAGCTCAACTTCCACCAATGCCAACGCCGTGGCCCGACAGATACTCGACCAGATGATGAATAAAGCCGGAAATATCAACCACGAAGACAGCAACGCTTCCTTTTCCCATGATCGCTATATCTTCCACGTCAAGCGCACCGACTGCCTCACCGTGCTTTGCATGGCCGACCAAGCCTCTGGAC GGAGAGTTCCTTTTGCATTTCTTGAAGAAATTCATCAAAGATTCGTGAAAACATATTCTCGGTCCATTCTTTCAGCTCCTGCCTATGCCATGAATGATGAATTTTCAAGGATTCTGAATCAACAGATGGACCATTACTCTAATGATCCAAATGCAGACAGGTTAAACCGTCTAAAAGGTGAAATGACTCAG ATAAGAAGCGTCATGATTGACAATATCGAAAAGGCCTTGGAAAGGGGAGATCGCTTGTCGCTGCTGGTTGAGAAAACTTCAACGATGCAAGGCAATGCAGTTCGCTTTAAAAGGCAATCTCGCCGTTTAAAGAACACTCTATGGTGGAAAAATGTCAAGCTCAC GGCTTCATTGATATTCATCCTCTTGGTGGTCATCTATGTGGTTCTTGCGCTTGCATGTCACGGTCCCTTGCTAGCTTCTTGCTTAAAGTAA